One segment of Zhihengliuella halotolerans DNA contains the following:
- a CDS encoding FUSC family protein — translation MYGRGQPPAVRLRQQGWAALRLGLAIATGLALNAGGAPLWGIALCSVAFAAFASWAAERVGLSPSGPFFGIFALGTFATLPPGEADVRYALVIYGATAALCLLVGQLSRVNILGARRILPAPGVARGVDAAAARRRALGYAVAVAAASAIALLLGIAHVGWAAAGATIPLAASTLRAQAFRGAECVVGTLLGIVLAGMVLVPELSATAQAILVMWLLFPTEALMARNYGLALGFFTPLVLLMTDLTGPAEPFSLLLDRLAGAVVGAAVGVAIAWLFARTARTCRSGGGRSDAD, via the coding sequence ATGTATGGTCGGGGGCAACCCCCGGCCGTCCGACTGCGGCAGCAGGGCTGGGCGGCCCTCCGTCTCGGTCTTGCGATCGCCACCGGCCTCGCCCTCAATGCCGGCGGCGCGCCGCTCTGGGGTATCGCCCTGTGTTCCGTGGCGTTCGCGGCCTTCGCCTCGTGGGCCGCCGAGCGGGTGGGGTTGAGCCCCTCGGGACCCTTCTTCGGGATCTTCGCGCTCGGGACGTTCGCGACGCTGCCTCCGGGCGAGGCCGATGTCCGATACGCGCTCGTCATCTACGGTGCGACGGCCGCTCTGTGCCTGCTCGTCGGCCAGCTGAGCAGGGTGAACATTCTCGGCGCCCGCCGGATCTTGCCGGCGCCCGGGGTCGCCCGGGGCGTCGACGCCGCGGCCGCACGACGGCGTGCGCTCGGCTATGCGGTCGCGGTGGCGGCAGCGTCGGCCATTGCGCTCCTGCTCGGCATCGCTCACGTCGGCTGGGCCGCGGCTGGCGCGACGATCCCGCTCGCCGCGTCGACGTTGCGCGCCCAGGCGTTCAGAGGCGCCGAATGCGTCGTCGGAACCCTCCTGGGGATCGTCCTCGCCGGCATGGTCCTCGTCCCCGAGCTCTCGGCGACGGCACAGGCGATCCTGGTGATGTGGCTGCTGTTCCCCACGGAGGCGCTGATGGCCCGGAACTACGGACTCGCACTCGGCTTCTTCACGCCTCTGGTCTTGCTGATGACCGATCTGACCGGCCCGGCTGAGCCCTTTTCCCTTCTGCTCGACCGTCTGGCGGGTGCCGTGGTCGGTGCCGCCGTGGGAGTCGCGATCGCGTGGTTGTTCGCGCGGACCGCCCGCACGTGTCGCTCGGGGGGGGGCAGGTCAGACGCGGACTAA
- the ykgO gene encoding type B 50S ribosomal protein L36, giving the protein MKVRNSLKALKKIPGAQIVRRRGRVFVINKKNPRMKARQG; this is encoded by the coding sequence ATGAAAGTACGCAATTCGCTCAAGGCGCTCAAGAAGATTCCGGGCGCACAGATCGTGCGACGCCGCGGCCGGGTGTTCGTCATCAATAAGAAGAACCCGCGCATGAAGGCCCGGCAAGGCTGA
- a CDS encoding GTP-binding protein: MNQANVTLICGTCVPERREHLRVIAEATGAVAIRTDPARSLGRSAAERVDFLDDMAVTIQSAGQDVVADIPLDVPVTDAVGLVGSEQAAVLADVVCIVDATHLGKDLADGDYLPGFVARATLAVHQIEHASVVLVTNWSALDAPQLSSTLSLLSHLNPTAHLDLDVGRWLEDRGTGRAAGSPIAGVGQRPGWVQRLNDHPSWQPRMLDPRVSSVRFSSVRPFHPGRLRDVLENVGSGRAGQLVRSAGFARLATRPQVTALWEHVGQMFDLVPLTRDDADQEELLCLGQDIVLTGIDLDEARLRGLLESALLTDEEFCAGFETWANFPDPFPVWVPAHDAAED, from the coding sequence ATGAATCAGGCCAACGTCACGCTGATATGCGGGACATGTGTCCCCGAACGTCGCGAACATCTCCGCGTTATCGCCGAGGCGACGGGCGCGGTCGCGATCCGCACGGACCCGGCCCGGTCGCTCGGGCGAAGCGCAGCCGAGCGGGTGGACTTCCTGGACGACATGGCCGTCACCATTCAATCCGCCGGCCAGGACGTTGTTGCCGATATTCCGCTCGATGTCCCAGTCACCGACGCCGTGGGGCTCGTCGGCAGCGAGCAGGCGGCGGTGCTCGCCGACGTCGTCTGCATCGTCGACGCCACGCACCTGGGAAAGGATCTAGCCGACGGGGACTACCTGCCCGGCTTTGTCGCGCGGGCGACGCTGGCGGTCCATCAGATCGAGCACGCTTCCGTCGTGCTCGTGACCAACTGGTCCGCGCTGGACGCACCGCAGCTCTCCAGTACGCTCTCACTCTTGAGCCACCTGAACCCCACCGCCCACCTCGACCTCGACGTCGGGCGGTGGCTAGAGGACCGCGGCACCGGAAGAGCCGCAGGCAGCCCGATCGCCGGCGTCGGCCAGCGCCCCGGGTGGGTCCAGCGGCTCAACGACCATCCGAGCTGGCAGCCCCGCATGCTCGATCCCCGCGTCTCGTCGGTCCGCTTCTCCTCAGTGCGGCCTTTCCACCCGGGGCGTCTGCGCGACGTGCTCGAGAACGTCGGTTCAGGTCGTGCAGGGCAGCTGGTCCGGTCGGCGGGCTTTGCACGTCTGGCGACGCGACCGCAAGTCACCGCTCTGTGGGAGCACGTGGGGCAGATGTTCGATCTGGTGCCGCTGACGCGCGACGACGCCGATCAAGAGGAGCTGCTGTGCCTGGGGCAGGACATCGTCCTGACGGGAATCGACCTCGACGAGGCGCGGCTGCGGGGGCTTCTCGAATCGGCGCTGCTGACGGACGAAGAGTTCTGCGCCGGATTCGAAACGTGGGCGAATTTCCCGGACCCGTTTCCGGTGTGGGTCCCGGCCCACGACGCCGCGGAGGACTGA
- a CDS encoding dTMP kinase produces the protein MLLTHSAPATAAPAAPATKRDAAGARRRATVAIVGIDGSGKTTAASYLAAGLFDAGMPAQLLRNPSGRSWLGRWSARSGYAVPAALAETIETVLRGANVVRSHARARAFDGLSVMDRHLVCQEVTRETRGLDPNGLLARGLRGLRRSLKEPDLTVLLDVSPVTALGRIDERGLDTESLAYLEAARDAYLTCAITEGWAVIDAEADAFAVVTSLRDIVNEHFARPAGG, from the coding sequence ATGCTGCTCACCCACTCTGCCCCCGCCACCGCCGCGCCCGCGGCGCCAGCCACGAAGCGCGACGCGGCCGGTGCCCGGCGTCGGGCCACCGTCGCGATCGTCGGCATCGACGGATCCGGCAAGACGACGGCGGCCTCCTACCTCGCGGCGGGCCTCTTCGACGCGGGAATGCCAGCACAGCTGCTGCGCAACCCGTCCGGCCGCAGCTGGCTGGGGCGCTGGAGCGCGCGCTCGGGCTACGCCGTGCCCGCCGCTCTGGCGGAGACCATCGAGACAGTCCTGCGTGGGGCCAACGTGGTTCGCTCCCACGCCCGCGCCCGGGCGTTCGACGGGCTGTCGGTCATGGACCGCCATCTGGTCTGCCAGGAAGTCACCCGCGAGACCCGCGGCCTCGACCCGAATGGTCTCTTGGCCCGCGGGCTGAGGGGCCTTCGGCGGTCGCTCAAGGAGCCGGACCTGACCGTTCTCCTCGACGTCTCCCCAGTGACGGCGCTGGGCCGCATCGACGAACGCGGCCTCGATACCGAATCACTCGCCTACCTCGAGGCGGCCCGCGACGCCTACCTCACCTGCGCCATCACCGAGGGCTGGGCGGTGATCGACGCCGAGGCCGACGCGTTCGCCGTGGTCACGAGTCTTCGCGACATCGTGAACGAGCACTTCGCCCGACCGGCCGGCGGTTAG